A window of the Hevea brasiliensis isolate MT/VB/25A 57/8 chromosome 6, ASM3005281v1, whole genome shotgun sequence genome harbors these coding sequences:
- the LOC110637119 gene encoding ethylene-responsive transcription factor ERF084: MATTLSSVERQNAMNSQKLLSVPFFSVPETSQVTETFRFLTDSSSFSPPLFGPQYPFSSGFSINHLDPTCYCPVSADMSAVLSHSCLSERTPPEVDKKGTEIQNETPPVLDGIAAVVGQHVLFGTNANVNARNPEPPISLHTGSQTKHEGDNQRNGSVMPLQRSYRGVRKRPWGRWSAEIRDRIGRCRHWLGTFDTAEEAARAYDAAARRLRGAKARTNFEIPSVLPIPSPTSSGSSTELRKRNNKANNGAGRKCAVVTSVAHLFSDISNSNIGLQGKENGTVRSNNVELDLNLGMGFGSNGNRSSPPSMVA, translated from the coding sequence ATGGCCACGACTCTATCTTCGGTGGAACGGCAAAACGCCATGAACAGCCAAAAATTGCTCTCCGTTCCGTTTTTCTCCGTCCCTGAAACATCTCAAGTAACCGAAACTTTTCGGTTCTTGACCGACTCATCCTCGTTCTCTCCGCCTCTTTTTGGTCCTCAGTACCCGTTCTCTTCAGGTTTCTCCATTAACCACCTTGACCCAACATGCTACTGTCCTGTTTCGGCCGATATGTCGGCTGTTCTTTCACATTCTTGTTTAAGTGAGAGAACACCACCTGAAGTTGACAAGAAAGGAACCGAGATCCAAAACGAAACGCCACCGGTTCTTGATGGAATTGCCGCTGTCGTTGGTCAACATGTCCTGTTTGGAACTAATGCTAACGTAAATGCTAGAAACCCTGAACCTCCCATTTCTCTGCATACTGGGTCCCAGACCAAGCATGAAGGTGACAACCAGCGGAACGGCAGCGTTATGCCCTTGCAAAGGAGCTACAGAGGCGTAAGAAAGAGGCCTTGGGGAAGGTGGTCAGCAGAGATACGTGACCGTATAGGGCGGTGCCGCCACTGGCTGGGAACGTTCGACACTGCAGAGGAGGCGGCGCGTGCCTATGACGCGGCGGCGAGGAGACTGAGAGGTGCAAAAGCCAGGACAAACTTTGAAATTCCTTCCGTGCTGCCCATTCCATCGCCAACTTCTTCTGGGTCTTCCACAGAGTTGAGAAAGAGAAACAACAAGGCAAACAATGGCGCCGGAAGAAAGTGTGCAGTGGTTACTTCGGTGGCTCATTTGTTCAGTGATATCAGTAACAGCAATATTGGTTTGCAAGGGAAAGAAAATGGTACTGTCAGGAGCAACAATGTGGAGCTGGACTTGAATTTGGGGATGGGATTTGGCAGCAATGGAAACCGGAGCTCTCCTCCATCTATGGTTGCTTAA
- the LOC110637143 gene encoding acetylornithine aminotransferase, mitochondrial — translation MGSIKLFLNRLISLSPPAVDIRRSVKTQACLNMDVQPTDSVKLNLKSKEVMEIEAKVLVGTYARNPLVLAHGKGCKLYDPEGREYLDCTSGIAVNALGHGDPDWVRAVTEQANLLTHVSNVYYSIPQVELAKRLVACSFADRVFFTNSGTEANEAAIKFARKFQRVLHPDEKHPATEFIAFTNSFHGRTMGAVALTSKEHYRFPFEPVMPGVTFLEYGNIQAARELIKCGKIAAVFVEPIQGEGGIYSATKEFLQSLRSACDEAGCLLVFDEVQCGLGRTGYLWAYEAYGVVPDIMTIAKPLAGGLPIGAALMSERVAAAMKFGEHGSTFAGGPLVCTAAITVLDKISRPGFLTSVSKKGQYFKEMLIQKVGGNLHVREVRGLGLIIGIELDVSASSLVDACRNSGLLILTAGKGNVVRLVPPLIISEQELERAADILFECLPILDKTLK, via the exons ATGGGGTCAATCAAGCTCTTTCTCAACCGTCTGATCTCTCTTTCTCCCCCGGCGGTGGATATTCGTCGTTCGGTTAAGACGCAAGCATGTCTTAACATGGACGTGCAGCCAACGGATTCTGTGAAGCTGAATTTGAAGAGTAAGGAGGTGATGGAGATAGAGGCGAAGGTCCTGGTGGGGACTTATGCAAGGAATCCTTTGGTGCTCGCCCATGGCAAAGGTTGTAAATTGTATGATCCTGAAGGAAGAGAATATTTGGACTGCACGTCCGGTATTGCAGTTAACGCCCTCGGCCATGGGGATCCCGATTGGGTTCGGGCGGTCACAGAGCAAGCCAATTTGCTTACGCATGTTAGTAACGTCTACTATTCAATCCCTCAG GTAGAACTTGCAAAACGTCTGGTGGCTTGTTCTTTTGCTGATCGTGTCTTTTTCACAAACTCTGGAACAGAAGCAAATGAAGCTGCTATCAAATTTGCTAGGAAGTTTCAGAGGGTTTTGCACCCTGATGAGAAACACCCAGCAACAGAGTTCATTGCTTTTACAAATAGCTTCCATGGAAGGACTATGGGGGCTGTTGCTTTGACAAGCAAAGAGCATTACCGCTTCCCTTTTGAGCCAGTCATGCCTGGAGTTACTTTTCTGGAATATGGCAACATACAAGCTGCTAGGGAATtgattaaatgtgggaaaattgcTGCCGTATTCGTAGAACCTATCCAGGGTGAAGGTGGCATTTATAGTGCAACAAAGGAATTTTTGCAATCCTTACGTAGTGCTTGTGACGAAGCTGGGTGTCTCCTGGTTTTTGATGAG GTTCAATGTGGCTTGGGCCGAACTGGTTATCTTTGGGCATATGAAGCCTATGGTGTTGTCCCAGATATAATGACCATTGCCAAGCCTCTTGCAGGAGGCCTTCCCATAGGAGCTGCATTAATGAGTGAAAGAGTTGCTGCTGCCATGAAGTTTGGAGAACATGGAAGCACTTTTGCTGGTGGACCTCTTGTCTGTACTGCTGCCATCACTGTTTTGGATAAAATATCAAGACCTGGTTTCTTGACCAGCGTCTCTAAGAAAGGTCAGTACTTCAAAGAAATGCTAATTCAGAAGGTGGGAGGAAATTTACATGTGAGAGAAGTCCGAGGTTTGGGGCTTATAATAGGGATAGAGCTGGATGTATCTGCTTCATCTCTTGTAGATGCCTGTCGAAACTCTGGTCTATTAATATTAACAGCAGGAAAAGGAAATGTGGTTAGGCTGGTACCTCCACTGATCATCTCAGAACAAGAATTGGAGCGTGCAGCTGATATTTTGTTTGAATGTTTACCAATACTTGATAAGACATTGAAGTGA